A genomic segment from Juglans regia cultivar Chandler chromosome 14, Walnut 2.0, whole genome shotgun sequence encodes:
- the LOC108994607 gene encoding uncharacterized protein LOC108994607: MGNAVSPCFQGNPSSSVKLIFWGGTTRILTGSKHIAGEIMFEFPDKMVCHSDSFFIGHPVPALGIEDGLLRGQTYFVLPIDRFACDVISASSLAAFGSSPKNSPINFGDCAQPFQYTKGADGRGLIKVVPEFITRLITTSGNNREINGSCCSTLCSTPELQKHYEQLVVSKEQLWSPKLETISEYKVRFSPCRFIGLELKQKEKVIKG; this comes from the coding sequence ATGGGAAATGCAGTGTCTCCATGTTTCCAAGGAAACCCTAGCTCCTCCGTGAAGCTAATATTCTGGGGAGGAACCACTAGAATCCTCACCGGATCAAAACATATTGCCGGAGAGATCATGTTCGAGTTCCCCGACAAAATGGTTTGCCATTCAGACTCATTCTTTATCGGCCACCCTGTCCCTGCCTTGGGCATAGAAGACGGACTCTTGCGTGGCCAAACCTACTTTGTTCTTCCCATCGATCGCTTTGCATGCGATGTCATCTCGGCCTCTTCTCTTGCAGCCTTCGGTTCAAGCCCTAAAAATTCACCCATCAATTTCGGGGACTGCGCCCAGCCGTTCCAGTACACAAAGGGAGCCGATGGAAGGGGTTTAATCAAGGTCGTGCCGGAGTTCATAACAAGGCTTATAACAACATCAGGAAATAATAGGGAAATTAATGGATCTTGCTGTAGTACCCTTTGTAGCACGCCTGAGTTGCAGAAGCACTACGAACAGCTTGTTGTGTCAAAGGAACAACTTTGGTCACCTAAGCTTGAAACCATATCAGAGTACAAGGTTAGGTTCTCACCCTGCAGATTTATAGGGTTGGAGTTGAAACAGAAAGAGAAAGTAATTAAGGGGTAA
- the LOC108994632 gene encoding pentatricopeptide repeat-containing protein At5g01110 isoform X2 has protein sequence MAHILVSSRRLSDAQSLVLRMVRKSGVLRVEVVESLALVCDRLGSNSSVFDLLIRTYVQARKLREGSEAFRLLRSKGFPVSINACNSLLGGLVKVGWVDLAWEVYGEVVRSGIGLNVYTLNIMVNALCKDGKIDSVDLFLSDMKEKGVFPDIVTYNTLINAYCLEGLIDEAFDVMHSMSDKGLKPGIFTYNAIINGLCKNRKYGRAKEVLEEMLRNGLCPDTATYNTLLAESCRKDNISEAEEIFNEMLHRGVVPDLFSFSSLIGVFMRNGHLDKALLHFGNMKKASLVPDNVIYTILIDGYCRNGTMSEALKMRDEMLERGCVMDVVTYNTILNGLCREKMLADANELFNEMVERGVFPDFYTFTTLIHGYCKVGNMNKALGLFETMTQRNLKPDIVTYNTLIDGFCKVGEMEKAEELWDDMISRGISPNHISYGILINGFCSMGHVSEAFRLWDEMVEKGIKPSLVTCNTVVKGYCRSGNALKADDFLSKMMSKGVVPDGITYNTLINGYVKEENMDKAFVLINKMERQGLLPDIITYNVILNGFCREGRMKGAELILRKMIEKGINPDRSTYTSLINGHVSQDNLKAAFQFHDEMLQRGYVPDDKF, from the coding sequence ATGGCTCACATTTTGGTAAGTAGCCGGAGGCTTTCAGATGCGCAGTCTTTGGTTCTTAGAATGGTACGGAAGAGTGGAGTATTGCGGGTTGAGGTTGTTGAATCGTTGGCTTTGGTGTGTGACCGATTGGGGTCCAATTCATCGGTTTTTGATTTGTTGATTAGGACCTATGTACAAGCTAGGAAGTTAAGGGAAGGGTCTGAGGCATTTCGTTTGTTGAGAAGTAAAGGGTTTCCTGTTTCTATCAATGCCTGCAATAGTCTTCTTGGTGGGCTTGTGAAGGTAGGGTGGGTTGATTTGGCATGGGAGGTATATGGGGAAGTTGTTAGGAGTGGGATTGGTTTGAATGTTTATACACTAAATATTATGGTTAATGCGTTATGTAAAGATGGGAAAATTGATAGTGTCGACTTGTTCTTGTCGGACATGAAAGAGAAGGGGGTTTTTCCAGATATTGTGACGTATAATACACTAATCAATGCATATTGTCTTGAAGGGCTAATAGATGAAGCTTTTGACGTAATGCACTCAATGTCGGATAAGGGGTTAAAACCAGGCATTTTCACTTATAATGCCATCATAAATGGTTTATGTAAGAACAGAAAGTACGGAAGAGCAAAGGAAGTATTGGAGGAGATGTTGCGTAACGGGTTGTGTCCTGATACTGCTACGTATAACACACTACTTGCGGAGAGTTGCAGAAAGGATAATATTTCGGAAGCTGAAgagatttttaatgaaatgcTGCACCGTGGTGTCGTTCCTGATTTATTTAGCTTTAGTTCACTTATTGGGGTTTTTATGAGGAATGGGCATCTTGATAAGGCATTATTGCATTTCGGAAATATGAAGAAAGCTAGCTTGGTTCCAGATAATGTCATCTATACGATTCTTATAGATGGGTATTGCAGAAACGGCACAATGTCAGAGGCATTGAAGATGCGGGATGAAATGCTTGAGCGGGGTTGTGTTATGGATGTGGTTACATACAACACCATTTTGAATGGATTGTGCAGGGAGAAGATGCTGGCTGATGCAAATGAGCTCTTCAACGAGATGGTAGAAAGGGGTGTCTTTCCTGATTTCTACACTTTCACCACTCTCATTCATGGGTATTGCAAGGTTGGGAATATGAATAAAGCACTTGGCTTGTTTGAGACAATGACGCAGAGGAATCTCAAGCCTGACATAGTGACGTACAATACATTAATTGATGGGTTTTGCAAAGTAGGTGAAATGGAGAAAGCTGAGGAGTTATGGGATGATATGATCTCTAGAGGGATTTCTCCCAATCACATTTCCTATGGCATTCTCATTAATGGATTTTGTAGTATGGGGCATGTATCTGAGGCTTTCAGGTTGTGGGATGAGATGGTTGAAAAAGGTATCAAACCTTCTCTAGTTACATGCAACACTGTTGTAAAGGGCTATTGCCGGTCAGGTAATGCATTGAAGGCAGATGACTTCTTGAGCAAGATGATGTCAAAAGGAGTTGTTCCTGATGGCATTACTTATAACACTCTTATCAATGGTTACGTAAAAGAAGAGAATATGGACAAagcttttgttttgataaaCAAGATGGAGAGACAAGGACTATTGCCAGACATTATTACATATAATGTAATTTTGAATGGGTTTTGTAGAGAAGGTAGAATGAAAGGGGCCGAACTAATATTGCGGAAGATGATTGAGAAAGGCATAAATCCTGATAGATCCACCTACACCTCATTGATAAATGGACATGTGAGCCAGGACAACCTGAAGGCGGCATTTCAGTTCCATGATGAAATGTTACAAAGGGGATATGTTCCAGATGATAAATTCTAA
- the LOC108994632 gene encoding pentatricopeptide repeat-containing protein At5g01110 isoform X1 — translation MATQRLLSPRPTLRVTFFFTKPPFHDQAHSHGLHSHSSPPNPDPNHGLRALQTQDQSDSIPPLSDSFLVEKTLFCLKQGNSNSLRNYLFLLNPLLVVEVLYRCRGNLLLGQRFIDSILLNCPNFKHSSQSLSAMAHILVSSRRLSDAQSLVLRMVRKSGVLRVEVVESLALVCDRLGSNSSVFDLLIRTYVQARKLREGSEAFRLLRSKGFPVSINACNSLLGGLVKVGWVDLAWEVYGEVVRSGIGLNVYTLNIMVNALCKDGKIDSVDLFLSDMKEKGVFPDIVTYNTLINAYCLEGLIDEAFDVMHSMSDKGLKPGIFTYNAIINGLCKNRKYGRAKEVLEEMLRNGLCPDTATYNTLLAESCRKDNISEAEEIFNEMLHRGVVPDLFSFSSLIGVFMRNGHLDKALLHFGNMKKASLVPDNVIYTILIDGYCRNGTMSEALKMRDEMLERGCVMDVVTYNTILNGLCREKMLADANELFNEMVERGVFPDFYTFTTLIHGYCKVGNMNKALGLFETMTQRNLKPDIVTYNTLIDGFCKVGEMEKAEELWDDMISRGISPNHISYGILINGFCSMGHVSEAFRLWDEMVEKGIKPSLVTCNTVVKGYCRSGNALKADDFLSKMMSKGVVPDGITYNTLINGYVKEENMDKAFVLINKMERQGLLPDIITYNVILNGFCREGRMKGAELILRKMIEKGINPDRSTYTSLINGHVSQDNLKAAFQFHDEMLQRGYVPDDKF, via the coding sequence ATGGCCACTCAACGGCTACTTTCCCCAAGACCCACTCTCAGAGTCACATTCTTCTTCACAAAACCACCATTCCATGACCAAGCTCATTCTCACGGACTTCACTCCCACTCTTCTCCACCAAATCCTGATCCTAACCATGGCCTCAGAGCCCTTCAAACCCAGGACCAATCAGATTCAATTCCTCCTCTATCAGATTCTTTCTTGGTTGAGAAGACGCTGTTCTGTTTAAAGCAAGGTAATTCCAATTCATTGCGCAATTATCTATTTCTGTTAAACCCTTTACTTGTGGTTGAAGTTCTTTACCGGTGTCGTGGAAATTTGCTTCTGGGTCAGAGATTCATTGACTCAATTTTGTTGAATTGTCCAAATTTTAAGCATTCGTCGCAATCTTTGAGTGCAATGGCTCACATTTTGGTAAGTAGCCGGAGGCTTTCAGATGCGCAGTCTTTGGTTCTTAGAATGGTACGGAAGAGTGGAGTATTGCGGGTTGAGGTTGTTGAATCGTTGGCTTTGGTGTGTGACCGATTGGGGTCCAATTCATCGGTTTTTGATTTGTTGATTAGGACCTATGTACAAGCTAGGAAGTTAAGGGAAGGGTCTGAGGCATTTCGTTTGTTGAGAAGTAAAGGGTTTCCTGTTTCTATCAATGCCTGCAATAGTCTTCTTGGTGGGCTTGTGAAGGTAGGGTGGGTTGATTTGGCATGGGAGGTATATGGGGAAGTTGTTAGGAGTGGGATTGGTTTGAATGTTTATACACTAAATATTATGGTTAATGCGTTATGTAAAGATGGGAAAATTGATAGTGTCGACTTGTTCTTGTCGGACATGAAAGAGAAGGGGGTTTTTCCAGATATTGTGACGTATAATACACTAATCAATGCATATTGTCTTGAAGGGCTAATAGATGAAGCTTTTGACGTAATGCACTCAATGTCGGATAAGGGGTTAAAACCAGGCATTTTCACTTATAATGCCATCATAAATGGTTTATGTAAGAACAGAAAGTACGGAAGAGCAAAGGAAGTATTGGAGGAGATGTTGCGTAACGGGTTGTGTCCTGATACTGCTACGTATAACACACTACTTGCGGAGAGTTGCAGAAAGGATAATATTTCGGAAGCTGAAgagatttttaatgaaatgcTGCACCGTGGTGTCGTTCCTGATTTATTTAGCTTTAGTTCACTTATTGGGGTTTTTATGAGGAATGGGCATCTTGATAAGGCATTATTGCATTTCGGAAATATGAAGAAAGCTAGCTTGGTTCCAGATAATGTCATCTATACGATTCTTATAGATGGGTATTGCAGAAACGGCACAATGTCAGAGGCATTGAAGATGCGGGATGAAATGCTTGAGCGGGGTTGTGTTATGGATGTGGTTACATACAACACCATTTTGAATGGATTGTGCAGGGAGAAGATGCTGGCTGATGCAAATGAGCTCTTCAACGAGATGGTAGAAAGGGGTGTCTTTCCTGATTTCTACACTTTCACCACTCTCATTCATGGGTATTGCAAGGTTGGGAATATGAATAAAGCACTTGGCTTGTTTGAGACAATGACGCAGAGGAATCTCAAGCCTGACATAGTGACGTACAATACATTAATTGATGGGTTTTGCAAAGTAGGTGAAATGGAGAAAGCTGAGGAGTTATGGGATGATATGATCTCTAGAGGGATTTCTCCCAATCACATTTCCTATGGCATTCTCATTAATGGATTTTGTAGTATGGGGCATGTATCTGAGGCTTTCAGGTTGTGGGATGAGATGGTTGAAAAAGGTATCAAACCTTCTCTAGTTACATGCAACACTGTTGTAAAGGGCTATTGCCGGTCAGGTAATGCATTGAAGGCAGATGACTTCTTGAGCAAGATGATGTCAAAAGGAGTTGTTCCTGATGGCATTACTTATAACACTCTTATCAATGGTTACGTAAAAGAAGAGAATATGGACAAagcttttgttttgataaaCAAGATGGAGAGACAAGGACTATTGCCAGACATTATTACATATAATGTAATTTTGAATGGGTTTTGTAGAGAAGGTAGAATGAAAGGGGCCGAACTAATATTGCGGAAGATGATTGAGAAAGGCATAAATCCTGATAGATCCACCTACACCTCATTGATAAATGGACATGTGAGCCAGGACAACCTGAAGGCGGCATTTCAGTTCCATGATGAAATGTTACAAAGGGGATATGTTCCAGATGATAAATTCTAA